One region of Culex pipiens pallens isolate TS chromosome 2, TS_CPP_V2, whole genome shotgun sequence genomic DNA includes:
- the LOC120427066 gene encoding uroporphyrinogen-III synthase-like, whose protein sequence is MKKVVVLKSESDNSDTYSSLLQKHGFEPVLVPTLDFSFKNLDVLRDRLLSPYKYSGLIFTSPRSITAVRDALGGQRLKDDWRTLENYSVGETSHDLICNHLQLNTKGQQSGNASNLADFIKTDLYNKTITLPFLFPCGNLKQDVLQYKLSEYGYSLDSVEVYETVPHKDLERNLVQLFRGDAPAFLLFFSPSGINYCSAIFERNKLDLGGCRIVAIGPSTKKAIENKGLTVYRTAEKPSPEYVVGALLDT, encoded by the coding sequence atgaaaaaggTGGTCGTGTTAAAATCCGAAAGCGACAACAGTGACACCTACAGCAGTCTCCTCCAGAAGCATGGCTTCGAGCCCGTCCTGGTGCCAACTTTGGATTTCTCGTTTAAGAATTTGGACGTTCTGCGGGATCGATTACTATCGCCGTACAAGTACTCCGGCCTAATTTTCACCAGTCCGAGGAGTATCACGGCGGTGCGGGATGCACTGGGTGGACAACGGTTGAAGGATGACTGGCGAACGCTGGAGAATTACAGTGTTGGGGAGACTTCGCATGATTTGATATGCAATCACCTTCAGCTGAACACGAAGGGTCAGCAGTCGGGAAACGCGAGCAATTTGGCCGACTTTATCAAGACGGACCTGTACAACAAAACGATAACGTTGCCGTTCCTGTTCCCCTGCGGGAACCTCAAGCAAGACGTCCTACAGTACAAACTGTCCGAATACGGGTACTCGCTGGACTCGGTCGAAGTATACGAAACGGTGCCCCACAAGGACCTGGAGCGGAACCTGGTCCAGCTGTTCCGCGGTGACGCTCCGGCGTTCCTGCTGTTCTTCAGCCCGTCCGGCATCAACTACTGTTCGGCCATCTTCGAGCGGAACAAGCTGGACCTCGGTGGCTGCCGGATCGTAGCCATCGGCCCTAGCACCAAGAAGGCCATCGAGAACAAAGGCCTGACGGTGTACCGGACGGCGGAAAAACCCTCGCCTGAGTACGTGGTTGGGGCCCTTTTGGACACCTAA
- the LOC120427062 gene encoding uncharacterized protein LOC120427062, which translates to MCSIKSVGFLLIALVTIVSCQLDEGSGDQDETVVTGDDAVTPSLIDDYVNCPPGMDPEKTMNGDAENDYDDYYDDAFQVPKVSEGENYTVENVSVVLVGEDSLTTLAVGDEDGVVVGSIESVVDDDDEDVVEDSGEDNLVEQSDEELLNDYPVKLIKSPKIYNVPDTETLEAKFAAYKKEHSEEVELVSPGYPQPYPDIVDEGYQEFNVSEGIGVQVTIHELDLDPTSDFLHIRGGTVNDTDEKGPIFTGKIDEPVRFLIAHTTTFSVRFLSQHEAGSEPHDYRGFRLTYAPFGTKIEPTTTTTTEPPVPQEEYQWIRKEISVTKAMMQALDTWAKVRVELSNATNLFVEEHKLKYRPSKPEDIRIVAQKCPDTWPNYEECVTLRFAVPLRPEPVEEDQSPQGLNGLFGKSYISVSTTEPPKQEYQLSEANLERMWNDYGAMALAQIGIEAYKMPENSQVLLIWIAISLCIVAAFIFVLYSIWKIDFFKDYRRISKMSREQPDDDRNELKKKEFDISMFPSPHQIVPSFFPTGDPYSERADGQYAYDNSTMNPFAEEAFEVRQSPKPRPKQQVFEPLSPTDYSPSIVDFNELPETRSPRRSRNNPFLPASNGGGFNQAGPRP; encoded by the exons ATGTGTTCGATTAAGTCGGTTGGATTTCTTCTAATCG CACTGGTGACGATCGTCAGCTGCCAGCTGGACGAAGGTAGCGGTGACCAGGACGAAACCGTGGTCACCGGCGATGACGCGGTGACACCGTCCTTGATCGATGACTACGTCAACTGTCCACCCGGGATGGACCCGGAGAAGACGATGAATGGGGACGCGGAGAATGACTACGACGATTACTACGATGACGCGTTCCAGGTGCCGAAGGTTTCCGAAGGGGAGAACTACACGGTGGAGAATGTTTCCGTGGTGTTGGTGGGGGAAGATTCGCTGACGACGTTGGCTGTGGGGGATGAGGATGGTGTGGTTGTTGGGTCTATTGAGAGTGTGGTTGATGATGACGATGAGGACGTTGTGGAAGATTCTGGAGAGGATAACTTGGTCGAACAATCGGATGAGGAGTTGTTGAACGACTACCCGGTGAAGTTGATCAAGTCTCCGAAGATCTACAACGTACCGGACACTGAGACTTTGGAGGCCAAGTTTGCGGCTTATAAGAAGGAGCATTCCGAGGAGGTTGAACTTGTATCGCCTGGGTATCCTCAGCCTTATCCGGATATTGTTGATGAAGGTTATCAGGAGTTTAACGTTTCCGAAGGGATTGGTGTTCAGGTAACGATCCACGAGCTCGATCTGGATCCTACCAGTGACTTCTTGCACATTCGGGGTGGAACAGTGAACGATACCGATGAAAAGGGACCGATATTTACTGGGAAGATTGATGAGCCGGTGCGTTTTTTGATCGCCCATACGACGACCTTCTCGGTGAGGTTTTTGTCTCAGCATGAGGCGGGTTCGGAGCCTCACGATTATCGAGGGTTCCGGTTGACGTACGCACCGTTCGGCACCAAGATAGAACCGACTACGACTACCACTACGGAGCCACCGGTTCCACAGGAGGAGTACCAGTGGATCCGGAAGGAGATATCCGTCACTAAGGCAATGATGCAAGCCTTGGATACGTGGGCAAAGGTTCGGGTGGAGCTGTCCAATGCTACGAATCTGTTTGTGGAGGAGCACAAGCTCAAGTACAGGCCGAGCAAGCCCGAGGACATCCGAATCGTAGCCCAGAAGTGTCCGGACACGTGGCCCAACTACGAGGAGTGTGTAACGCTCCGCTTCGCCGTACCCCTCCGTCCCGAACCCGTCGAAGAAGATCAATCCCCGCAAGGACTCAACGGACTCTTCGGCAAGAGCTACATCTCGGTCTCCACAACCGAACCTCCCAAGCAGGAGTACCAGCTGTCCGAGGCGAACCTGGAGCGCATGTGGAACGATTACGGCGCGATGGCGCTGGCCCAGATCGGAATCGAAGCGTACAAGATGCCTGAAAACTCGCAAGTCCTCCTGATCTGGATCGCGATCAGCTTGTGCATCGTGGCGGCCTTCATCTTCGTGCTGTACAGCATCTGGAAGATCGACTTCTTCAAGGACTACCGGCGCATCTCCAAAATGAGCCGCGAGCAGCCGGATGATGACCGGAACGAGCTGAAGAAGAAGGAGTTTGACATCTCGATGTTCCCGTCGCCACACCAGATCGTGCCGAGCTTCTTCCCTACCGGAGATCCGTACAGCGAGCGTGCCGATGGACAATACG CTTACGACAACTCCACGATGAACCCGTTCGCGGAGGAAGCCTTCGAGGTCCGCCAATCCCCAAAGCCTCGTCCCAAGCAGCAGGTCTTCGAACCACTCTCCCCGACTGACTATTCCCCAAGTATCGTAGATTTCAACG AGCTCCCGGAAACCAGATCGCCCAGAAGAAGCCGGAATAATCCCTTTCTGCCGGCAAGCAACGGCGGTGGCTTCAATCAGGCCGGACCGAGACCGTAA
- the LOC128092827 gene encoding uncharacterized protein LOC128092827, with product MKNHKNLLKDFVSLSRSWITTGNSNKSVACSASLNLPQHSSLKIGPRRTLGLELMPIRDHFRKWSELMAGFDSNFKMVLVQTSFAFLIDCIVSSANVLTGLTAGVDSVPPAGRTKGGNPFKVDGLIWEAAPLKSILEVEVAFGIAMVTLCFGIMWRQMLQS from the exons ATGAAGAACCACAAAAACCTACTCAAAGATTTTGTAAGCCTGTCCAGGAGTTGGATTACAACCGGCAACTCCAACAAATCAGTGGCATGTTCAGCGAGCTTGAACCTTCCTCAACACAGCAGTCTTAAGATTGGCCCTCGCCGGACGTTAGGCCTCGAGCTGATGCCGATTAGGGATCATTTTCGGAAATGGAGCGAGCTGATGGCCGGATTCGACAGTAACTTCAAGATGGTCCTTGTTCAGACAAGTTTTG CCTTCCTTATCGATTGCATCGTGAGTTCAGCAAACGTCTTAACAGGTCTGACTGCTGGCGTAGATTCTGTCCCGCCAGCAGGGCGTACAAAAGGAGGGAACCCGTTCAAGGTGGATGGTCTTATCTGGGAGGCCGCTCCGCTCAAGTCGATCCTCGAGGTGGAGGTCGCATTTGGAATCGCGATGGTGACGCTCTGCTTTGGCATCATGTGGCGCCAGATGCTCCAGAGTTAA